In Gossypium arboreum isolate Shixiya-1 chromosome 5, ASM2569848v2, whole genome shotgun sequence, a single genomic region encodes these proteins:
- the LOC108484373 gene encoding ferredoxin--NADP reductase, leaf isozyme, chloroplastic: protein MAMTVNAAVSLPSSKSSTLSFKNSVTVPERINFNKSVLYPKNVSLGGNVVSIRAQVTTEAPAKAPKISKKDDEGIVVNKFKPKEPYIGKCLLNTKITGDDAPGETWHMVFSTEGEVPYREGQSIGVIPDGIDKNGKPHKLRLYSIASSALGDFGNSQTVSLCVKRLVYTNEQGEIVKGVCSNFLCDLKPGAEVKITGPVGKEMLLPKDPNATIIMLATGTGIAPFRSFLWKMFFEKHDDYKFNGLAWLFLGVPTSSSLLYPEEFEKMKEKAPNNLRVDYAISREQTNEQGEKMYIQTRMAQYAEELWELLKKDNTYVYMCGLKGMEKGIDDIMTSLAAKDGIDWIEYKRQMKKGEQWNVEVY, encoded by the exons ATGGCTATGACTGTAAATGCAGCAGTATCTCTTCCATCTTCCAAGTCATCTACCCTGTCATTTAAAAACTCAGTCACTGTCCCTGAAAGAATCAACTTCAACAAG AGTGTTTTGTACCCAAAAAATGTCAGCCTTGGTGGAAATGTGGTTTCCATTAGAGCTCAGGTCACTACAGAAGCTCCTGCAAAAGCACCAAAAATTTCCAAGAAAGATGACGAGGGTATTGTTGTGAACAAGTTCAAACCAAAGGAACCCTACATTGGAAAGTGCCTCCTCAACACCAAAATTACCGGAGATGATGCTCCAGGAGAGACTTGGCACATGGTTTTTAGTACCGAAG GGGAAGTACCATACAGAGAAGGACAATCCATTGGTGTCATCCCAGATGGTATTGACAAGAACGGAAAACCCCACAAACTTAGATTGTACTCTATTGCTAGCAGTGCTTTGGGAGATTTTGGCAATTCTCAAACT GTTTCCTTGTGTGTGAAAAGGCTTGTCTACACCAACGAACAAGGAGAGATAGTGAAAGGAGTTTGCTCCAATTTCCTGT GTGACTTGAAGCCTGGTGCTGAAGTGAAGATCACAGGGCCTGTTGGGAAAGAGATGCTCTTGCCAAAAGATCCAAATGCCACCATCATAATG CTCGCTACTGGAACTGGAATTGCTCCTTTCCGTTCATTCTTGTGGAAGATGTTCTTCGAAAAGCACGACGACTACAAG TTCAACGGATTGGCTTGGCTCTTCTTGGGTGTTCCCACCAGTAGCTCACTGCTCTACCCAGAG GAATTTGAGAAGATGAAGGAGAAGGCACCAAATAACCTCAGGGTGGATTATGCGATTAGTAGAGAACAGACAAATGAGCAGGGTGAGAAGATGTATATTCAAACCCGAATGGCCCAATATGCTGAAGAACTTTGGGAATTGCTTAAGAAAGATAACACCTATGTCTACATGTGCGGGCTGAAGGGAATGGAAAAGGGAATCGACGATATCATGACTTCTTTGGCTGCCAAAGATG GTATTGATTGGATTGAATACAAGAGACAAATGAAGAAAGGAGAACAATGGAACGTTGAAGTCTACTGA
- the LOC108485804 gene encoding L-ascorbate oxidase homolog has product MNPIRLLTSSELCLCTCFLLVLFYRGWSQLFYDWTVSYSQLAPLGVDKQVIVINGMFPGPVLYASTNDVVNVSIHNNLREPFLMTWNGVQMRKDSWQDGVQETNCPILPGQNWTYSFQLKDQIGSFFYFPSLLLHKAAGGYGAIHLNNLPIIPIPFPQPYKDYAVLIGDWFNADYRDLRASLENGVFLPHPDGILINGLGPNQARFEFEPSATYRLRISNVGLKTSLNFRIEGHPMLLVETEGSYLIQQYYDSLDIHVGQSYSVLVTAKNQANGKSYYMVASSRFTILEHSGIGVIHYPDSAGDPVGPLPLGPGLSNYNFSIEQARSMRWDLIASAARPNPQGSYHYGTIPITRTLILENNVMVIGSKRRFTINGISFMHSDTPLKLLDYFQLNEESKYAAAAALPSSATSIVDAFYRDFFHIVFQNPLLEVQSWHIDGYNFFVVGMGWGLWDESKKAGYNIVDAVSRSTVQVYPLSWTAILMELDNIGTWNLRSQNAENWYLGQELYIRVKGVWNWFDEQSDISARDEAPIPDNVIKCGRAADL; this is encoded by the exons ATGAACCCCATCAGGCTGTTAACATCGTCAGAGCTTTGCCTTTGCACTTGTTTTTTACTGGTGTTATTTTATAGAGGCTGGTCACAACTTTTCTATGATTGGACTGTTTCTTACTCTCAACTCGCCCCTCTTGGCGTTGATAAACAG GTGATTGTGATCAATGGTATGTTCCCAGGGCCAGTGTTGTATGCATCAACAAATGACGTTGTGAATGTTAGTATTCATAATAACTTGAGAGAGCCCTTTCTCATGACATG gaATGGGGTTCAAATGAGAAAAGATTCATGGCAAGATGGTGTGCAAGAGACGAATTGCCCTATACTGCCAGGCCAAAACTGGACGTACAGCTTTCAGCTTAAGGATCAGATaggaagtttcttttattttcctTCACTTCTCCTACACAAAGCTGCTGGTGGGTATGGTGCCATTCATTTGAATAATCTCCCTATCATTCCCATTCCATTCCCACAACCATACAAAGACTATGCAGTGCTGATTGGTGATTGGTTCAATGCCGACTATAGG GACCTGAGAGCATCACTGGAAAATGGTGTCTTTTTGCCCCATCCTGATGGGATTCTCATCAATGGACTAGGGCCTAATCAAGCAAGATTTGAGTTCGAACCAAGTGCCACATACAGGCTAAGAATTTCAAATGTAGGCTTGAAGACATCCTTGAATTTCAGAATCGAGGGCCATCCAATGTTGTTGGTGGAAACTGAAGGTTCTTACTTGATTCAGCAATACTATGATAGCCTGGACATCCATGTTGGGCAGTCTTACTCTGTATTGGTAACAGCAAAGAACCAGGCCAATGGCAAGTCTTACTACATGGTTGCAAGTTCTCGCTTTACTATTCTCGAACATTCCGGCATCGGTGTCATTCATTATCCAGATTCTGCTGGAGACCCTGTCGGTCCTCTTCCTTTAGGACCAGGCCTGTCCAATTACAATTTCTCGATCGAGCAGGCTCGTTCCATGAG gTGGGATTTAATAGCATCAGCTGCTAGGCCAAATCCACAAGGCTCCTATCACTATGGCACCATCCCTATCACTCGAACGCTTATTCTTGAAAATAATGTGATGGTCATTGGATCGAAACGAAGATTTACGATAAATGGAATATCGTTTATGCATTCTGATACACCATTAAAGCTACTAGACTACTTCCAGCTCAATGAAGAATCCAAGTATGCTGCTGCTGCTGCGCTTCCATCTTCAGCCACTTCCATTGTCGATGCCTTTTACCGTGACTTCTTCCATATTGTATTCCAGAATCCTTTGCTAGAAGTGCAATCGTGGCACATTGATGGCTACAACTTTTTTGTCGTTGG AATGGGATGGGGCTTGTGGGATGAAAGCAAGAAAGCAGGATATAACATTGTTGATGCTGTTTCTCGATCAACAGTTCAG GTTTATCCGTTGTCATGGACAGCGATATTGATGGAATTGGACAACATAGGGACGTGGAATCTGAGGTCTCAGAATGCAGAGAACTGGTATCTAGGGCAAGAGCTTTACATAAGAGTTAAAGGTGTTTGGAATTGGTTTGATGAGCAATCAGACATTTCTGCAAGGGATGAAGCTCCCATCCCTGATAATGTCATCAAATGTGGAAGAGCTGCTGACCTATGA